A genomic segment from Cryptosporangium aurantiacum encodes:
- a CDS encoding AAA family ATPase, translating to MEFRSAADIAARLGGTGYLCDDALATVTFLALGMRRPLLLEGEPGTGKTALAEAIAQSLSLPLIRLQCYEGIDATQALYDWDFPRQILHLRALEASGGVDAEQAEKSLYDERFLLARPVLAALREAPAVLLVDEIDRADDEFEAFLLEVLSTYQVSIPEFGTVAAAVPPIVILTSNRTRELHDALKRRCLYHWIDHPGLEREIEIVRSRAPEVSAALNRQVVTAVQALRGVDLQKPPGVAETLDWARALHLLGVTELDLESSARTVGALVKYREDAEKVRHALDRLLTQ from the coding sequence ATGGAGTTTCGTTCCGCCGCCGACATCGCCGCTCGCCTCGGCGGGACCGGCTACCTCTGTGACGACGCGCTGGCCACCGTGACGTTCCTCGCGCTCGGGATGCGGCGACCGCTGCTGCTCGAGGGCGAGCCGGGCACCGGCAAGACCGCGCTGGCCGAGGCGATCGCCCAAAGCCTGTCGCTGCCGCTGATCCGGCTGCAGTGTTACGAGGGCATCGACGCCACCCAGGCGCTCTACGACTGGGACTTCCCGCGGCAGATCCTGCACCTGCGCGCGCTGGAGGCCTCCGGCGGCGTCGACGCCGAGCAGGCCGAGAAGTCCCTCTACGACGAGCGGTTCCTGCTGGCCAGGCCGGTGCTGGCCGCCCTGCGGGAGGCGCCGGCGGTGCTGCTGGTCGACGAGATCGACCGCGCCGACGACGAGTTCGAGGCGTTCCTGCTGGAGGTCCTCTCGACCTACCAGGTGAGCATCCCGGAGTTCGGCACGGTCGCGGCGGCCGTCCCGCCGATCGTGATCCTGACGTCGAACCGCACGCGCGAACTGCACGACGCGCTCAAGCGGCGCTGCCTCTACCACTGGATCGACCACCCGGGGCTGGAGCGGGAGATCGAGATCGTCCGCTCGCGCGCCCCGGAGGTCTCGGCCGCGCTGAATCGTCAGGTCGTCACCGCGGTGCAGGCGCTGCGCGGCGTCGACCTGCAGAAACCGCCGGGCGTGGCGGAGACGCTCGACTGGGCCCGCGCGCTGCACCTGCTCGGCGTCACCGAGCTCGACCTGGAGTCCTCGGCGCGCACGGTCGGCGCCCTGGTCAAGTACCGGGAGGACGCGGAGAAGGTGCGGCACGCGCTCGACCGGCTCCTCACGCAGTGA
- a CDS encoding alpha/beta fold hydrolase — MPPREYSVELPTHSAGVLEWGPPDGELLIALHGFPDTAWTWRTVAPLLADAGYRVAAPFLRGYAPSGIPADRDYSVRALAADAIALHERLGGTATTALVGHDWGAIAASAVAGDKGSPYSRVALLAVPPLVYLSPTPETRGPWRGALLRQPFHSWYIGYNQVPGLAERNFDWLVRRLWKRWSPGYDAIDDLDRLARAVPDRAHATAVISYYRALRSRGGTRVASAPPRVPLLYLHGDRDGALDPRFFAVVEPRIAPPSRAALLPGVGHFLHLEQPDTVTRHLLDFLRAAD; from the coding sequence ATGCCGCCGAGGGAATACTCCGTCGAGTTGCCGACCCACTCCGCCGGGGTCCTCGAGTGGGGGCCGCCGGACGGGGAACTGCTGATCGCGCTGCACGGCTTCCCCGACACCGCGTGGACGTGGCGCACGGTCGCGCCGCTGCTGGCCGACGCGGGTTACCGGGTCGCGGCGCCGTTCCTCCGCGGATACGCACCGTCCGGCATCCCGGCCGACCGGGACTACTCCGTGCGCGCGCTCGCCGCCGACGCGATCGCGCTGCACGAGCGGCTCGGCGGCACCGCGACGACGGCGCTGGTCGGGCACGACTGGGGCGCGATCGCGGCGAGCGCGGTGGCGGGGGACAAGGGTTCGCCGTACTCCCGGGTGGCGCTGCTCGCGGTGCCGCCGCTGGTGTACCTGAGCCCGACGCCGGAGACGCGAGGCCCGTGGCGAGGCGCGCTGCTGCGGCAGCCGTTCCACTCCTGGTACATCGGCTACAACCAGGTGCCGGGACTGGCCGAGCGGAACTTCGACTGGCTGGTGCGCAGGCTGTGGAAGCGGTGGTCGCCGGGGTACGACGCGATCGACGACCTGGACCGGCTGGCACGGGCGGTGCCGGACCGGGCGCACGCCACGGCGGTCATCTCGTACTACCGTGCGTTGCGCTCCCGCGGCGGCACCCGAGTGGCGTCCGCACCACCCCGGGTGCCGCTGCTCTACCTGCACGGAGACCGGGACGGCGCGCTCGACCCGAGGTTCTTCGCGGTGGTCGAGCCCCGGATCGCACCACCGTCACGGGCCGCGCTGCTGCCCGGCGTCGGACATTTCCTGCACCTCGAACAGCCGGACACGGTCACCCGGCACCTCCTGGACTTCCTCCGGGCCGCCGACTGA
- a CDS encoding vWA domain-containing protein, whose amino-acid sequence MSDNPAEAILLGFTVALRAAGVPVTHDRAQSYLVAAAMAGLDDAAATYHAGRATLCGSPADLERYDQVYQAYFDHRSGLPRRRPAPPTAVTTSSSILPASESDGGDGAEDDEVVRAMASTAEVLRHRDVATLTANEKARLATMFATLDVRPPLRRSGRLRPWHRGTLDASRTLRASLRRMGEPAALEWRRHALRPRPVVLLIDVSGSMSAYADALLRLAHRIGRQTTGMETFALGTRLTRLTRALGTRDVERALIAAGQTVPDWSGGTRLGETLTVFLDRWGRRGLARGAVVVVFSDGWERGDAALLGEQMARLHRIAHRVVWVNPHRGKDGYEPIQVGIQAVLPSVDDFVAGHSLAAFAELLDVLARA is encoded by the coding sequence GTGAGTGACAACCCGGCGGAAGCCATTCTCCTCGGCTTCACGGTCGCGCTCCGCGCCGCCGGGGTGCCGGTCACGCACGACCGGGCGCAGAGTTACCTCGTCGCGGCGGCGATGGCAGGGCTGGACGACGCGGCGGCGACGTACCACGCGGGCCGGGCCACGCTGTGCGGCTCCCCGGCCGACCTGGAGCGCTACGACCAGGTGTACCAGGCGTACTTCGACCACCGGTCGGGCCTGCCGCGGCGCCGCCCGGCCCCGCCGACCGCGGTCACCACGTCGTCGTCGATCCTGCCGGCGTCGGAGTCCGACGGCGGGGACGGCGCGGAGGACGACGAGGTCGTCCGGGCGATGGCCAGCACCGCCGAGGTGCTCCGGCACCGGGACGTGGCGACGCTGACCGCGAACGAGAAGGCGCGGCTGGCCACCATGTTCGCGACGCTGGATGTGCGGCCGCCGCTGCGCCGGTCCGGGCGTCTGCGGCCCTGGCACCGGGGAACCCTGGACGCGTCCCGGACGCTGCGGGCCAGCCTGCGCCGGATGGGGGAGCCCGCCGCGCTCGAGTGGCGCCGCCACGCCCTGCGGCCGCGCCCGGTCGTGCTGCTGATCGACGTCTCCGGGTCGATGAGCGCGTACGCCGACGCCCTGCTGCGGCTGGCGCACCGGATCGGCCGGCAGACGACCGGCATGGAGACGTTCGCGCTCGGCACCCGGCTCACCCGTCTGACCAGGGCGCTGGGCACCCGAGACGTGGAGCGGGCGCTGATCGCCGCCGGGCAGACCGTCCCGGACTGGTCCGGCGGCACCCGGCTCGGCGAGACGCTCACGGTGTTCCTGGACCGGTGGGGCCGTCGCGGCCTGGCTCGCGGCGCGGTCGTCGTGGTGTTCTCCGACGGCTGGGAGCGGGGCGACGCGGCGCTGCTGGGCGAGCAGATGGCGCGGCTGCACCGGATCGCGCACCGCGTCGTCTGGGTCAACCCGCACCGTGGCAAGGACGGCTACGAACCGATCCAGGTCGGCATCCAGGCGGTGCTGCCGTCCGTGGACGACTTCGTCGCCGGCCACTCGCTGGCGGCATTCGCGGAGCTTCTGGACGTCCTGGCGCGGGCCTGA